One segment of Cyprinus carpio isolate SPL01 chromosome A17, ASM1834038v1, whole genome shotgun sequence DNA contains the following:
- the LOC109107886 gene encoding proton-coupled folate transporter-like has protein sequence MSAWKEKLRRVVTVEPVIFLYMTSTFIVTPAYQQMIITKVCLQLLKNDTICSNPEHHKGDEEVQATASYILLLFNATLSLVSIPPAIMLGSWSDRAGRRWVMALPPALSLLSGGVLLAVDLLENISVYWILMAAALTGLPGGHVSIFLSSFSYLADLTMGSSSSCTLRMAVAESMIFVGGSVGFLLGGFLEQEFGVKAAFGAYIGCHVLAVLYIVLWLRDPTMGKNTCIVPYEENTVERGSHADKSPLFILKYAKLSFKAVFKRRSGQERLKLHFLILCTFINNLVAVGEQSILLLYLMYEPREFTTALYGVFNSVRMLLLGFGLLGLFPVLMRCMKDMTLAKLSALFRIASYVLLALSNNTWMVFLVAVVGAPSGISQAVIRSLSSAIVGHDEQGAMFSFSASVEATCILIAGTIFNGLYPLTLPTFPGMPFIIMAVFMLIVLILLQWISEMPTTHPRLVLSD, from the exons ATGTCGGCATGGAAAGAGAAACTAAGGAGAGTTGTTACAGTGGAGCCGGTGATTTTCCTCTACATGACCAGCACTTTCATCGTAACACCTGCATATCAACAGATGATTATCACAAAG GTGTGTCTACAATTGCTCAAGAATGATACTATCTGCAGTAACCCTGAGCACCACAAAGGAGACGAGGAGGTTCAGGCTACAGCCTCCTACATCCTGCTTCTATTCAACGCCACCCTCAGCTTGGTCTCCATTCCTCCCGCCATAATGCTGGGCTCCTGGTCTGACCGCGCTGGCCGTCGGTGGGTCATGGCTCTTCCGCCTGCATTGTCCCTGTTGAGTGGGGGGGTGCTCTTGGCTGTAGACTTGTTGGAAAACATCAGCGTTTACTGGATCCTCATGGCTGCTGCTCTAACAGGCCTGCCAGGTGGCCATGTCTCCATTTTCCTCAGCTCATTCAGCTACCTGGCTGACCTGACCATGGGCTCCAGCTCCAGTTGCACTTTACGTATGGCAGTGGCCGAGTCCATGATCTTCGTTGGAGGCTCAGTGGGCTTCTTATTGGGTGGATTCTTGGAGCAAGAATTTGGAGTCAAGGCAGCATTCGGAGCCTACATTGGCTGCCATGTCCTGGCGGTGCTTTATATTGTGCTTTGGCTGAGAGACCCTACGATGGGAAAAAATACTTGTATAGTTCCCTATGAAGAGAATACAGTTGAGCGAGGTTCTCATGCAGACAAATCCCCACTGTTTATCCTAAAGTACGCCAAGCTGTCTTTCAAAGCAGTGTTCAAGAGGAGGTCAGGGCAGGAGAGACTGAAATTGCACTTTCTCATTCTCTGCACCTTCATAAATAACCTGGTTGCTGTTG GGGAGCAGTCCATCTTGCTGTTGTATTTGATGTATGAGCCTAGAGAGTTCACAACTGCCCTGTATGGGGTATTTAACTCTGTGAGGATGCTCTTACTG GGCTTTGGTCTGCTGGGTCTGTTTCCTGTGCTGATGAGGTGTATGAAGGATATGACATTAGCAAAACTCAGCGCTTTGTTCAGAATCGCCTCTTACGTCCTACTCGCCCTCTCAAACAACACATGGATGGTCTTCCTCG TTGCTGTAGTCGGCGCTCCATCTGGTATCAGCCAAGCAGTGATTCGTTCTTTGTCTTCTGCCATCGTGGGACATGATGAACAAG GTGCCATGTTCTCCTTCTCGGCTTCAGTGGAAGCGACCTGCATCCTTATTGCTGGTACAATCTTTAACGGGTTGTACCCCCTGACCCTGCCAACCTTCCCCGGGATGCCCTTCATCATCATGGCAGTCTTCATGCTCATCGTGCTCATTCTCTTGCA